The Amycolatopsis mongoliensis genome includes a window with the following:
- a CDS encoding ImmA/IrrE family metallo-endopeptidase, with translation MRRGFKTEAERLADRTRTQMGLRSDAGLPILDLAAHLGVRVRSADRLVAREELEELDELQPGAFSAATFQLPNRRTVIVYNPLSERVRTNSDIAHELAHLLLDHDVREIQQLAGQTFFTCDPEQEEEANWLAGCLLLPRPLLVAEAFAGATPEYLADKYQVSLPMARWRLNASGVLLQVQRARSTRTKR, from the coding sequence ATGCGCAGAGGCTTCAAAACCGAGGCTGAACGCCTAGCCGACCGAACCCGAACGCAGATGGGGTTGCGGTCCGATGCCGGATTGCCGATCCTCGATCTCGCGGCGCACCTGGGTGTCCGAGTCCGCTCCGCCGACCGCTTGGTCGCGCGTGAGGAACTCGAAGAGCTCGACGAACTGCAGCCAGGCGCCTTCTCCGCTGCCACATTCCAACTGCCCAACCGCCGGACAGTCATCGTGTACAACCCGCTCAGCGAGCGCGTTCGTACCAACAGCGACATCGCCCATGAGTTGGCTCACTTGCTGCTCGACCACGATGTGCGCGAGATCCAGCAGCTCGCCGGACAAACCTTTTTCACCTGCGACCCGGAACAAGAAGAAGAAGCCAACTGGCTTGCGGGCTGCCTGCTGCTGCCTCGGCCCCTGCTCGTCGCAGAAGCCTTCGCCGGCGCCACCCCAGAGTACCTAGCCGACAAGTACCAGGTCAGTCTCCCCATGGCCCGGTGGCGACTCAACGCCAGCGGAGTCCTTCTGCAGGTCCAGCGTGCCCGGTCGACACGAACCAAGCGATAA
- the istA gene encoding IS21 family transposase, with the protein MLTLEEDVEAQALRAQGWSVSAIARHLGRDRKTIRRYLAGDVVPGRRRPVGPDPFEPFVAYCRARLADDPHLWAATLLDEVAELGYQGGYSTFTRALRRYQLRPHCEPCQVARGRDVAIITHPPGEETQWDWLELPDPPVSWGAGKQAHLLVGALAHSSKWRGVLADAEDFPHLIEALDAVVRRLGGVTQVWRFDRMATVCHPASGRITPAFAQVAKHYGVRSVTCPPRRGNRKGVVEKANHSAAQRWWRTLGDEVTIDEAQAGLDRLATKLDSRRRVIDGERTTVAGLAAAERLHAPPLVAFPAEFDLGRIVTPQALVSFRGNAYSVPPGLGGAQVQVRHRLGADMLRIVTEGGATVAVHSRAPDGAGRVIRDDGHVIALEHAAMGAFSHERPCTHKTRRPPSSAALAEAARLRGLPATGPAAHVVIDLATYAATAAKLGSAPTYESEED; encoded by the coding sequence ATGCTCACTCTGGAGGAAGACGTGGAGGCGCAGGCGCTGCGTGCTCAAGGCTGGTCGGTCTCGGCGATCGCCCGACATCTCGGACGCGACCGCAAGACCATCCGCCGCTACCTGGCCGGCGACGTGGTGCCAGGCAGACGCCGGCCGGTGGGGCCGGACCCGTTCGAGCCGTTCGTGGCCTACTGCCGGGCCCGGCTGGCCGACGACCCGCATCTGTGGGCGGCGACGCTGCTGGACGAGGTCGCCGAGCTCGGCTACCAGGGCGGATACTCGACGTTCACCCGCGCGCTGCGCCGCTATCAGCTGCGCCCGCACTGCGAGCCTTGCCAGGTGGCCCGCGGCCGGGACGTCGCGATCATCACTCACCCGCCGGGTGAGGAGACTCAGTGGGATTGGCTGGAGCTGCCGGACCCGCCGGTGAGCTGGGGCGCCGGGAAGCAGGCGCATTTGCTGGTCGGCGCGCTGGCGCACTCGAGCAAGTGGCGCGGGGTCCTGGCCGATGCCGAGGATTTCCCGCACCTGATCGAGGCCCTCGATGCGGTGGTTCGCCGGCTGGGCGGGGTGACCCAGGTCTGGCGGTTCGACCGGATGGCCACGGTCTGCCATCCCGCCTCCGGCCGGATCACGCCTGCGTTCGCGCAGGTCGCCAAGCACTATGGAGTCCGGTCGGTGACGTGTCCGCCGCGGCGCGGGAACCGCAAGGGCGTGGTCGAGAAGGCCAACCACTCGGCCGCGCAGCGCTGGTGGCGCACCCTCGGCGACGAGGTCACGATCGACGAGGCCCAGGCCGGGCTGGACCGGCTCGCGACCAAGCTCGACAGTCGCCGCCGGGTCATCGACGGCGAACGCACCACCGTCGCCGGCCTGGCCGCGGCCGAGCGGCTGCATGCTCCGCCGCTGGTCGCGTTCCCGGCCGAGTTCGACCTCGGTCGGATCGTCACGCCGCAGGCGCTGGTGTCCTTCCGCGGCAACGCCTACTCCGTCCCGCCCGGGCTGGGCGGCGCGCAGGTTCAGGTCCGCCACCGGCTCGGCGCGGACATGTTGCGGATCGTCACCGAGGGCGGCGCGACCGTCGCGGTTCACAGCCGGGCCCCGGACGGGGCGGGTCGGGTGATCCGCGACGACGGGCACGTGATCGCGCTTGAACACGCCGCGATGGGCGCGTTCAGCCACGAGCGGCCCTGCACCCACAAGACGCGCAGGCCGCCGTCGTCGGCGGCGTTGGCCGAAGCAGCACGACTGCGCGGCCTGCCCGCGACGGGGCCCGCGGCCCACGTCGTGATCGACCTGGCCACCTACGCCGCCACCGCGGCGAAGCTGGGCAGTGCACCCACCTATGAGTCCGAGGAGGACTGA
- the istB gene encoding IS21-like element helper ATPase IstB codes for MSEARRYQQLRSHFSYLKLDNAAEALPRILDQARAENLSMTAALERLLEIEVNATEERRLAGRLRFACLPDPWTLADFDFAAQPGVDEKLIRDLATLRFLDDASNVLFVGPPGVGKTMLATALARGTAEAGNRVYFTTAADLAARCHKAAVEGRWATCMRFFAGPKLLVIDELGYLPLPGDGASALFQVINQRYLKSSTILTTNVGIADWATAFGDATVAAAMLDRLLHRATVVGIDGPSYRLRSHQSTSDKLRKAVNAHVS; via the coding sequence ATGAGCGAGGCCCGCCGCTATCAGCAACTCCGTTCGCACTTCTCCTACCTGAAGCTGGACAACGCCGCCGAAGCCCTGCCCCGGATCCTCGATCAGGCCCGGGCGGAGAACCTGTCGATGACCGCTGCGCTGGAGCGGCTGCTGGAGATCGAGGTCAACGCCACTGAAGAACGCCGGCTGGCCGGCCGGTTGCGGTTCGCCTGCCTGCCCGATCCCTGGACCCTGGCGGACTTCGACTTCGCCGCCCAGCCCGGGGTCGACGAGAAACTCATCCGCGACCTGGCCACCCTCCGCTTTCTCGACGACGCGTCGAACGTGTTGTTCGTCGGGCCGCCCGGGGTCGGCAAGACGATGCTGGCCACCGCGCTCGCGCGCGGGACGGCCGAGGCCGGGAACCGGGTCTACTTCACCACCGCGGCCGACCTCGCCGCCCGCTGCCACAAGGCCGCAGTCGAAGGCCGCTGGGCCACCTGCATGCGGTTCTTCGCCGGCCCGAAACTGCTCGTGATCGACGAACTGGGCTATCTGCCGTTACCCGGCGACGGGGCCTCAGCCTTGTTCCAGGTGATCAACCAGCGTTACCTCAAGTCGTCCACGATCCTGACAACGAACGTCGGGATTGCTGACTGGGCAACGGCTTTCGGCGACGCGACTGTCGCGGCAGCGATGCTGGACCGGTTGCTGCACCGCGCGACCGTGGTCGGCATCGACGGCCCGTCTTACCGGTTGCGGTCGCATCAGTCTACATCGGACAAGCTGCGGAAGGCGGTGAACGCGCATGTCTCCTGA
- a CDS encoding methyltransferase domain-containing protein — translation MTLTPDALADEVCSAGNFPAECRSALRAVPREDFIPAQMWVQEVDGEDYQPVDRQVDPERWLRNVYSDRVIVTQFDDGRTAWPKVGDRPTCSASMPSAVVGMLAELGAELGDQVLEIGTGTGFNAALLAHIVGRAGTVTTVEIDRQLADVARANLANAGVLNVEVEHGDGAASRADFARWSRVIATAGVRVGQLPYSWVRESRPGAVIVAPMRADLASGPLVRFEVGNDGTATGHAVADLRVGFMELRNQRVASSMSDLRWDDENADVTYTDLAPWTLLLAENDRWPLAVALPSCRYDVWEKTTDRPGVAWLRDPLSLSWASVVREGEQYTVRQHGPRRLWDEAEAAYRWWRQRGAPPLEAWNWTVSADRQTVTLP, via the coding sequence GTGACGTTGACGCCTGACGCGTTGGCGGACGAAGTGTGCTCGGCCGGGAACTTCCCGGCCGAGTGTCGTTCCGCCCTGCGAGCCGTTCCCCGCGAAGACTTCATTCCCGCGCAGATGTGGGTCCAGGAGGTCGACGGCGAGGACTATCAGCCGGTCGACCGGCAGGTTGATCCCGAGCGTTGGCTGCGGAACGTGTACTCGGACCGGGTGATCGTGACTCAGTTCGACGACGGCCGCACAGCCTGGCCGAAGGTCGGCGATCGGCCGACGTGCTCGGCGTCGATGCCGTCTGCTGTGGTTGGGATGCTCGCCGAACTTGGCGCCGAGCTGGGCGACCAAGTGTTGGAGATCGGCACCGGTACCGGATTCAACGCCGCGCTGCTGGCGCACATCGTCGGGCGTGCCGGAACCGTGACGACGGTCGAGATTGACCGGCAGCTGGCCGACGTGGCACGTGCGAACCTCGCCAATGCCGGCGTGCTTAACGTCGAGGTCGAGCACGGCGACGGCGCGGCGAGCCGGGCGGATTTCGCGCGTTGGAGCCGTGTTATCGCGACCGCCGGTGTACGAGTGGGCCAGTTGCCGTACTCGTGGGTGCGGGAGTCGCGACCGGGTGCCGTGATCGTCGCGCCGATGCGGGCTGACCTCGCATCGGGCCCCCTGGTCCGGTTCGAGGTCGGCAACGACGGCACCGCGACCGGCCACGCGGTGGCCGATCTGCGCGTCGGGTTCATGGAGCTGCGGAATCAGCGCGTCGCCTCGTCGATGTCCGATCTGCGGTGGGACGACGAGAACGCCGACGTCACGTACACGGATCTGGCTCCGTGGACGCTGTTGCTCGCCGAGAACGACCGCTGGCCCCTCGCGGTGGCGTTGCCGTCGTGTCGCTACGACGTGTGGGAGAAGACGACAGACCGGCCCGGGGTTGCGTGGTTGCGCGATCCGCTGTCGCTGTCCTGGGCCAGTGTTGTCCGCGAGGGCGAGCAGTACACGGTTCGCCAGCACGGCCCCCGGCGGCTGTGGGACGAGGCGGAAGCCGCGTACCGATGGTGGCGCCAGCGCGGCGCCCCACCTCTGGAAGCGTGGAACTGGACAGTCTCAGCAGACCGCCAAACCGTAACCCTGCCATAG